In the genome of Arvicola amphibius chromosome 2, mArvAmp1.2, whole genome shotgun sequence, the window CCGGCCTTGAATTTACTACAAGGCCCAAGGCATTCTGGCTTCagtctcctaagtgttgggattgtaAGTGTGTGCTGTGTAGCCAGCTAAAACaagttcctttttgtttgtttgtttgtttgtttgttttgtttttccaagacagggtttctcgacatagctttggtgcctgtcctggaactagctcttgtagaccaggctgacctcaagctcacagagatccacctgtctctgcctcccgagtgctgggattaaaggtgtgcaccaccactgcctggctaacaaGTTTCATCTTATTGCCTATTGCTGACTCGGGGAGTTTGAAACATACTCTACAGGGTTAGCACCTCGGGACAAGTCATTGCAAACCCCATAGTGACTTGTCAAGGTTTTCCAGTGATGCTCTCTGTATCTGCTCTCTTAAGGGACACAAGCCCTCAGggacacttgtaaccccagcgctCAAGATGCTGTGGTAGGAGAATCACGAGTTCCAATCCAGTGTGGGCTACACAGcgggttccagaccagcctgggtgaCATAGAATaaccttataaaaaaaaaaaaaaaaaaaaaaaaaaaagcaaggaattTCTCAAGGAAAGGTGAATTTCCTCAAAAGGAGCCATAATTTCCCACAAAGAGAATGAGTTAGTACTGGGTGTGTGGAGGCTTACACTCCACAGGGATGAAGGCCAGCGGGAGCGCTGACCCCTTTGTCTTTCGACATCTTGAGAAGCTCTTCTCCTTGCCTGGAGCGCCCTCACCTGACAGCTGACTCAAGGCTAGGAGGAAGAAATGGATGCAAATCAAACactgcctggtacccacaggtCCCCTCCCTGTGACTTTCATGCCAACTGGGAGAAGGACCCAGAAGAAAGGTCTGGAGACGGCTCTTGATTAGAAGAAGGAGAGTCAGAGGGATTCTGGAAATACGAGGTGATTGAGCACAGGCTTTGACTGTTTCATCAAATGCTCCCTTGGAGAATGGTTCTAGCctggcagtagtggcgcacgcctttagtcccagcactcgggaggcagaggccagcctggtctacagagcaagtaccaggacagccagggctacagagagaaacaggtCTCAAATTGAAGGGGGAAGAGAGCCTGTGATCCTAACACTtggagggctgaagcaggaggccTGAGAGTGAAAGACCAGCCTGGGGTAgagagtgagtgccaggccagcatgGGATACAAAATGAAAGTCTGGCTCACAGCTGGCTCAGCAAGTGTGTTTGCTGTGCATGCATGGCAGCCTGTGTTCAAACACCCAAGACCTGAGGAAAAGGATTGCAGCtgaacatgtgtgtatctgtcctgtaaacccagcactctgaGGCATGAGACCGGCAGAGATGGGAAGCTAGCTGGAGCCTGCCTAGCTGTAGCTACAGTGACAGACTGTCTccagggaataaggcagagagaaaggagagagagagagagagagagagagagagagagagagagagagagagagagagagagagagagagagagagagaaattccaaAAGCAAGCCAGGCGTAGTGATATACACCTGcagtcctagtacttgggaggtgggggtagaTCAGGGTTCAAGGCCAATCTTGCCTACAAAGTGACTTAGAGGCTAGCCCAAGCTATATAATAAGATCCCATCTCCAATAAAGCTAAGAAACAGGGCTGAAGAGACGACTCAagaattaagaacacttgctactctctcagaggaccagagctgagttcccagcacccacacagtggcttcCAGCCAGCTGTATCTCCTGCTCTAAAGCACTGGATCCCTTCTTCCAACCTcagagggcaccaggcatacgtGATATACatacaaagattttaaaacacttgtaaaataaatttttaaatatactttttaaggagaaaaagaaaaacaggcaagGGAaataaatggctcagcaggtaaagatcaCCACGAAAtctgacttgagttcagtctctagaaccgtgtggtgggaggagggaacagaCCTCTACATGTTGTTCACTgacctcacacacatgtacacaaacatacacatagatagacagacagacagacagagagatagacagatgaatggactgacagacagagagacgatgatagatagatagatagatagatagatagatgatagatagatagatgatagatagatagatagatagatagatagatagatagatagatagatagatagacagacagatgacagacagacagataaatggtAGATGCAATTAAACAGTTTAACACACGTGGGTTTCCAAAGACAGCAACCTACACACTGAGGCCAGTTTCCCGGGTGCTCAGTGGTCAACAGCGGATTTTCCAAAGCTGCGCCGCATTTGAGGCTGGGACATCAATGAACACGTGAGCCCTGCTAGCAACAGAAGGAAGTGGGCAGGAAGCAAAAGCCCGACCGGGTATTCAGTGTTCAGTAAGTCTAGAACGGAAGGAAACTCAGAGCATGTGGGagggtggagttgggggaggaatgCTGGATCTCCAGGACCAGCCTGTACTTTTGGTTTTGGCACACTTTTCCTGACCGAAAGCCAATGTTCTCACCACGTAAATATCAGATGACATTAATAAGCTCCGTCTATAAGACATTACCTGTAATGATGCCAGGTTGCATGCAAATGGGCTGGAAAACCTTGGAGAGCTtcatacaaataaagacagaggaAATGGAAAGCAGCTTTAGAACttgaggggtgggggaaaggcCGCTCAGAGGCACCCTTGCCTCCAGCCTGATTACCTCCTTGGTGTTCTCAACCAGAATGCAGCCTTAGCTTTGGGAATCTGAGTTTCGGCTACAGAGGGCTGAACACTGAGGTTCCACTGCCATCTAGTGGAGACTCAGGGTATGGCAGCTTTGTTAGCTAAAGCTGTATTTGCAGAAAGGCTAGGCTGTTGGGTTTGATACTCATTTTATATCCTCACCCCTATAGTTCAAAGGAGATGGCACTTCACCTACAGACATCAATCAATGACACTGCTCaatggccagcctggactaaattTTTACATTCTGCTTTCCTCCAGGAGGGGGTGAAGAATGGAAGTCCTCTTCTATATACTTCTCATTGGGTGGTgttatacatctttaatcccagcatttgggaggcagaagcaggcagatgtctgtgaggtctaccaagctagttccaggacagctaggactacacaaagaaaccctgtctcaaaagccaaaataaatcattcttaattatcatcttcttcatcatcactGAACCTCTAGCCCTTGAGAGGGATGAGCAGAAGTGGCAATGAGATACCAGCCACCAGGTGCGACCAGTCCTCCTCTAAGAGAGAGCATTCTTCTGTTGCCTGAATGGGCATGGACTCAGAATGCAGTGACCACGTGTTCAAACGCTGGAGACCACTTTATCTCTTGGACAAACACAACTCCAGACACGGGATGGTGCCATTCCCAGGTCCTCCTCAGTGTCTCAGTGGCCATGAAGATAGGAACCCCCCTTCCCTAATGACAAAATAGACCCAGAACATTCTGTGCCTTTGGAGGTGGAGCCAGAAAGACCAGCTGCATAGGGTtggaggtcagcctaggctacatgaaactgtctcagaagacactcctttaatcccagcattcgggaagcagaggcagaggcaagcagatccctgtgagtttgagttcagccatgcagcaaaaccctgtctcaaaagggtaggggcagaaaggaaggaaatcttCAACTAACTGTGTCTGTATTAAGACTCTCCATACCCAGAGGTATCCTGGCCCATACTTTTCAATGAGGCACGTTAGACCTAAGAGCCAGGAGGAGCTGGGCTTGCTGCCCCTGATTCCCAcacgggaaactgaggcaggactgcTGCAAACCAGCGTGGGCTGCATAGTAACCTCTAAGCTATCTTGGGCAGTGCACTGATTGAGACCCTGTGGGGGGGATCTGAATACACAAGCTTTGCaactaccccccaccccacccccatctgtctACCTGCACACCTGCTAGGCAGTGCCAACCCCATTCAACCTCAGGACACAGTCCAGGAAGCTTCAGGTGGCTACATGCTTGGCCAGCCCTGATAGATGACACACATAGTGGCAGGAAGGTCCAGGCAGCACCTCCCATGCCTCATCTGGGCATCTCTTCATCTGCATCCCTTACAGCAGCCTTTATAACaaacccagaaacacacacatgcacgtatgtgtgcaatatatacatacatatttgcatatgtgtgggtgATTACATGCATAATCTGTgcatggaaatcagaggacatggaagtcagttctgtccttctccCATGTAGCTCCCAGGTGTTGAACTCAATTCAGtaggcttggcggcaagtgccATTGCCCTCTGAGCCGTCTGCCAGCCCAGGAATGTGTAGTTAGAGTGTGACAGATAATACCAGCAAAACCATGCTATTTTCTCCTCCCAGCAAACCCCGATGGGTTATGGCCTCTGGAGAAAGACTGGAGCAGTCCAGAAGGAGTCTCATTGCTGTTTGTCATCTTCCTACCTTGCTTTTCGAAAGCCCATTTCTTTCTTGTGCATGCCCACGTGTCTGGGTGCACACACACTAcgacacacatgcagaggtcagaaggctgCGCTCAGGAATGGGCTCTGGTTCCACCATTTGGATTCTGCAGACTGAATGCAGGTTGTCAGACccggcagcaggcacctttattcgctgagccctctcaccagctCTGGCACCCTGCTTTTCAATTAGTACAAACCCGGAGGGATGCTAGTGTGACCTGCCAACCTTTGTGAGCTATAATACCCATCATTCTGCATGACCTTAACCCacttttctgttggttttgttggttggttggttggttggttgggttttcaagacagggtttctctgtagttttggagcctgtcctggcacttgctttgcagaccaggctggccctgaactcagagatgtgcctgcctctgcttcccaagtgctgggattgaaggtgagcGCCATCATGCGCAGGCCCAAGTGAAGACTCTTAAAGGGCAAGTTCCTAACTAAGCTGATGTTTACATATTGTTTGCATGTGCTGTGGCTAAGGGTAAGGATCCTAGTTCCCCCATAAGGGAGAGATTCCTAACCCTCTGCCCCACAGATTTTGGAAAGACATCTCCTGATCTCCCCATGGCATGTGCATATTCACACCCAgaaataacctttaaaatgtaatattaattttttacaaaagtaaataaatttaaattaaaaaaaacagttgcCATCGCATCTTTATTGCATACCCAGGTGAATAACTTATCCCACAACAGATACATCCCGCCCCAAGAAGAGACACTGCCCACTTACAGGGCTTGAGGTGAATGCAGGATCCATCTATTACTGAggctgggggtgagggggtggggaggagggcctGTCAGGAATGCATGGCACGACAAAGCCCAGATTCTCCTGGCAGGAAGAAACAGGCCTTGTCTACTCCAGTAATATCCAGAAGAGCTCCCAGAAAGGACACGGAGGTCCAGGGCCGGCAGCAAGTTTGGAGGTGATACACCCTTCAAGTCAGTGTCCGCATTGCTGGGACCATTGTGGGGCAGTGCCCAGCGATTAGACACTTAGTAACCTTTAGCCTCTCCTCCCCAGGCAGGAAGACCTAGGAGGGCAGGGCCAGGTTAGCTTCCAGTGTGGGCTGATATGCACAGGGTGGAGACCCACATCTTTCTGGGTTGGTGCGAATTGCAGCTCTGCTCTGTGCCAAGTGATCCTCATGGACCCCACCCTGGGTTCGACAAATTGGCTTCCGGAGATGAACGAGTCAGTGAGGAGTTAGATGACCAGCTGTTTGCTCACGATTCGTGGCAGAGGTAAGAGTCCCGCCCTGAGTCGCCCAAGACTCCCACCTCCAAGAAGTATCCTAAGAATGGGACAAGGAAACACGGAGCCgctgagaagaagcagaagcgGTCTGTTGGGCGCAGCAGGCCCAGACAGAAGGACAGCAGGGTGCTGGGTGGGGAACAAGCCTCTCGTGCACAGATCCCCTAGGACACCCTGGATTCAGTCCGCATCCGCAACCGCAGAGCCCCTGACCGGAAGCTGCTGCCTGGCTCTGGTTGTCACATTCTTCGCAGAGTTAGCTGCTGTCCCCTTTCCGTCCTTCGTAGTTATTGTACGGGCTGGTCGGGGCATGGGCCCTCGGGATAGAGAACTCCTTCTTAGGGCTCCGATCCTGTGAAGGAAGCAATCACGTGGTTAACCCTTCCACGGCTACCTCAGTGAGCCTCCAATGCCCTTCTCAAAAGATCTCTGTCTGCAGATCCTCCCCGAGCCCGAGTGCCACCCCAACCCCGAGAGGCGCAGTGCAGGAAAGAAGGCATGCCATCCCTTCACGATGGCCACTTGGGTGCCACCAAAATGGTGCAAATGCCATTCCCAAAGGACAATtgtccctgggggagggggagtgaggcATGGCAAGGGTCATTTACCTGCAGCTGAAAATGGGTGGAATAAGGTGCATAGAGCGTGTCCCCTGTGTCCTCAAGACCTGGAAcaaaagagaggagaaactgaggcacctgGGCATGTGTGTTCCTCACTGTAGCCCTTGTCATGGTGTGACTGTAACAGTTGGTCCCCTTGGGCCTCGGCAGGTCAAATTTCTTGCAGGGAGAGGCCATGCCTTCCAGCCCCAAACCAGGCGCTGTCACGTCCTGGGGCCACAGGGACTTAACACATTTCCTAAACTGGGAAGAGTTTGAATGGCAGTGTTCTGCATATTTGGGGGAACTCATAGGATGTTTGAACTTATTTCCTGACAAGTTTACCTGTCCCTGCCCCCTTCCTAAACACTTCTTCATTTAAGATAGTGTGGAGACCTGggtgagcatggtggtgcacacctgtgatcccagaacctaggaggtggaggcaggaggatgaggagttcaaggccatcttcagacttgtctcaaaaaaataaaataaaaattaaaaataaaataccaaaataagTACTGTCAAAGTGGGCcagtgggtagaggcacttgTTGCCCAATCTGATGACTTGAGCTTCATctcaagacccacatggtagaaaaaaaaactctgaaacttatcctctgacctccatacatgcgtGTTgtaacccccacacacacacacacacgaaagtgaGTAAACAAGCAGCATTAAAATTTTTAGACtagaaataaataagcaaagataGTATGAAGAACATAAGGAGTGCCCTGTCCTGTAAGAAACacaagtaagccgggcggtggtggcgcacgcctttaatcccagcactcgggaggcagaggcaggcggatctctgtgagttcgagaccagcctggtctacaagagctagttccaggacaggctccaaagccacagagaaaccctgtctcgaaaaaccaaaaaaaaaaaaaaaaagaatcggtTCTACAGCACACATACATGGTGGAGACTGGGGAATGCTGGGCTCTGAAGCAGGCAGACGGCACATCAGACAAGCAGCTGCACCCTGGCCATCATGAGGCTGGAGACTAGTGACAGCTTGGTCTGTCTGGACTGAGACAGACTTCCGTTGTGGAAGGCCGCACGACTTACGCAGACCCAACATAACAGGATGTGGGGAGCGGGTGAGAAGTGGGAGCAGCAATTGACAGTGCCTAGAAAGACGGCTGAGAAAGGAAGCTGCCAGGGGCCCAGAACACGAAAGGCAAGACGCCAAGCCAGGCACACTCTGAAGACAGAGGTGGGAGGGTTAGCATATAAAGGCCCTGTCTGCTCAGCACAGCAAGCTGAAGGACAGCCAGGATGTATAGCAAGACCCAACCTCGAAACAGGAAAGTCATTTATACACCTTTGCACAGAACCCAACTCCAACCACATACACTAGGGGGTTTTCCTCCCCTTTATCCCTTCTTATTCTAGTTCAGCCTGCATGAAATTGTGTCGGAAGTACTAGATGAAGACTTGAGAGGCCGGCTTCCAGTTCTACTTGACTATGACTGGATTTTGGGGGGCACTACTAAGAGACTGCCCTAAGTCTCAGGAGAGACTTTGGGTTTTTGAACAGTAAACAGACTATGGGAAGTTCTTAAATTGAATTAAGTAcgttttgcattatgatatggttatGTGCTGTGGAATgacccttctgtacactgtgaatatgtattattctccttgattaataaaaagctgacaggccagtagccagacaggaagtacaggtcagacacagagagagtgctaggaggaagagagggagtcaAGAGAGATGCCAGGAGCTGCAGAGGGAACAGGACATGCTaaaggacaggtaaagccacgaGTCATTTGGggtgatttaaaatgtaagagttagttagtaataagcctgagctactggccaagcatttataTTAAGCCTCGGTGATTATCTGGGAGCAGGtggtcaggacaggaaaactgTGCCTACAGCACAAAAATTCAGGGAACggagtgtggtggtttaaatgataAGGGCTCTCATAAGCTCAGATGTTCAAATACTTGGTCTCTAGTTGGTGAAACTACTTGGGGAGGCTTACTGGGTGAAACCTTGTTGATAAAGTATGTCAGTGGGGCGGGCTTTGAGAAGTTAaagcctctcccccacctccagctGGTTGGCTCTCTGGTTCCCGCTTGTGTTTGAAGACACACGCTCTCAACTTCCCTGCCAtaatggactcttatccctctggaatcaAAAGCCAAAATGGTTTGCATTGAGTCTTGGTCTTTTGTCAAAGCAACAGGAAAGTGACTAATATAGATGTTGGTTTACTCAAGACCAGAATCTGTAACCAGCCAGTGAGCTCCTCGTAGTTCAGGGGTTTGTTTCAGGGGGTATTTGTTTGGATTTACTTTAAGGTctgtctattttaattttacgtgtatgaggctttgcctgcatgtaagtataCCACGTGTGTGTCTAGCACTCagagaggctagaagagggtatgagattcctggagttggagttgccGAGGATTGTGAACTACcgcgtgggtcctctgcaaaagcagcaatgctcttaaccatgagccatctctcttgcccttgtgtgggttttgtttgcttgtttgcttgttttctaagaCTGAATCTCATGTACTCCAGGCTGACCATGAAATTCTGATCCTCtcgtctccacctcccaagggctcaTGACAGGTGAGCCCCACAGCCCGGCATTCTTAGGGTTATAGTCAATgattcctcctctgcctccactgtCTTTTCTCGGTGTTTTGCTTTTGGGTTTGGGAGTGCGGTGTCGTCTGCTTTGGTtcccctcctgtctctcttcctcttttccacaATGGAGATTACAGGGTGGCTCCAGGTGCCttggctgggattacagtgtgatAAAGACAAAATTGGGGGACCTTAGGGCAGCTCGGAAATCTCCTCTTGCTTTGAATGGAATAGCTGGTGTGCTTTCTAGAAAGTTACAGATTTTACAGCTGGGAATGTTTctgtggtttgcttgtttgttgttgttgttgttgttgttgttgttgggggttTGGTTGTTTGGAatctttggtttggggttttgttgtcgctgttgtttgtttctttgtttgttttggtggagacaaggcttctctatgtagctacggctgtcctggagctcactatggcagaccaggcctgcctttgcctcctaagtgctggggttaaaggcgagggctaccactgcctggcttgtttttgtgTTCTTGAGACCACCtcctgtaccccaggctggccttgaaatccacGTGTTGCcaaaaatgactttgaacttctgatcctcctgcctctccctcccaagtgctgggcttacaagtgtgtgccaccgtaCCCATTTTCAGTGGTGCTAGAGGGTCTATGACTTTCCGTTCATGTTTAAACAAGCACTGTACCGACCTACATACCCAGCCCAAAAGGATTTTGGTATTCTGAAAGACAGTCTTTCTATATGACCAtcttaaactcatgatcctcctgcctccatcccccaagtgctgagattagagatgtatttgcctgtgtatgtgtgcctgtgtgtgtgtgcccaggtgtgtgcacatgagcctGCACTACCCTGCCCAACTTGTCCCGCCCCCCATCTTTGTATCAAGGCCTCTTCGCCCATACCTTGGGTGATTTCCTCTTGGGAGTAGGCTCTGTTCTCTACACCATAGCTCTGCTTCATGAGTTGAGGTTtacagaaagcatcttcaactgGGTAATCTGTGGGACTTTGTTGCCTTGGGAGCCGTCGAAACTCAGGGAAGACATAGAATGCCAGGAAAACCCAGCCATTGGCAACCAAGGCTGTGCAGAGAATGGTGTCGTCCCACTCAGAGCCGATGTCGGGAATCAGGAGCAGGACGATCCAGGCCACCCAGACGGCAATGGACAGGAATGAGGTGCAGCATATGTGAGCCCCGTGTCTCTTCCAGCCAGGGAAGGACccacagaagacaaagaaggatgAGAAGAAGGTCAGCGCCATTAAGAAGAGTACGTAGATGAGAAGCATGACAAAGTCCTCATTGCGCcgagaggcaggcagctctgagAAGACATCGGTATTGGTCCTGTTCATGGTGAGGACCAGGTATTCAACGGCAATGACGTCCTGGACTAAGCTGAAGCCCAATGCCAGGCTCAAGATCACAAGCCACGACAGGGGCTTCCTCCCTCGGACCAGCTTGTTCAAGTTGAAGGTGTGGGCCAGGAGGCAAGAGAAGCAGATGGCGAACAGGACCCCGAAGAGGAAGAAGCGTGTGGGGCCTGTGGCCCCGTCCAGCTTGATGATGAAGGCGAAGGTGAGGCCGAAGACCCCGAGCAcgcccaggaggaagaggaactggGTAGGGAGCATCTTCCGCCTGTTGGAGTCCTGCACTTTGCTGATGAAGAGCAAGAGAGCAAACATGCAGGCCACTGTGGCCACAGCCCCCACGGCGGCCAGTGTTTCCAGGGCAATGCCCCAGCCTACAGCCAGATCACAAAGTCTGTGGTACCTGGAATCCAGGTCTGAGCGGCAACCGCTAGACATTCTGGTTGCTCCTgcaattaaaagaataaaaaggagaagcaaAATTAGGGAGCAGGCAAGCCTCTGAGACACAGGCTGGAAATGGGGCTGTGTTTAGCCAGTCTCCCTTGTAAACTACATCAGAACTAACCCAGGGGGAGGGACCCAggcctggctcctctggaaaGTGCCACTGGTAAGTGACCATGCTTCTGTAAGTAGCCCTGATTAAACCCATTGGTCCATCCCCCAACCTACCCTCCCCCACATCCACACACCTGTAAAAGTCAACTTTCCGTACCTCCTGTGACAAATTCTGGGGGCCAAGAAGAGAGGGCATGAACCTCATAATTCCCATTTAATTCTACTAgtctcttttgatttgttttgttgttgtttggcttttggggtttttttgttgtttttttagcccaggctgtcctccaactcgcTATCCTGATAGCTCAACCTCCCCATCATTGGAAACGCTAGAAGCTCCCAGTTGAGGGGTGACCCACAAAGCAGGGAACCTATTCACCCATTAGAATGGGAAACTGGCTGTATGAACCACAGCTGACTCCCTGTCTGTCCTTCACTCCTCTGGGAAAAAGTCTTTTTTCTGTCCCACACCCTTGTTGCCCAAACCCATGACTTCTAAATATTccacacaacaggaagacaaaCTATGAAAGAGATAGGGATTTTCACATTATCTCCAAATAGGTAGCACTTACATGTCAAAGCCTGTGTCAGAAAGACACTGAAATTCAACAGGGCTGGACATGGCTGTTTATGATCCTGAATGTCTTAATAAACTAAAAATCCTATCTGAGTTcttatggcatttttttcttcactattcCTTTGGTTTTACTGTTTGTTACTtgtatgtgaattttttttctagttagtttttctttcttcctttctgttttattatttcttgaggcaggatctcatgtagaccaggctggcctcaaattagctttgtagctaaggatggcctgGAAGTCCTGCTCCCCTGCTggctcctcccgagtgctgggattacaggcctgcaccagaAGGcctacttcctttctctccttagcTTCCTTCCCTGCCCCGCTGTGAGTTTGCTAGATCTCAGCAAGTCGGGAGTCCACTTAGGAATCCGGAGGTGGATTCTACAACCAGCTATGGTCTGGCTGGGAAGATATAGTCATGGAGGCCAACTCTTTGAAAAAGCCTAAGAGTCCTCTAGTGCGGGGTATAGAATAGGGAAGGAGTCAGAAATGAGAGGGAAGCCAGGGTTGGGACGGATTGAATGGAACCAGCGCACAGCATCACCAGTGCACAGCATCAGCGAGGTCAGGGCCTCtctccaggaagcagaaaaaataagCCCAAGTTTCCTTACCACATGGCAGTGCTGGCACATGGGACTTTCTGGCTATGTGACAGAGCTCCCGCTGCCATGGGCGACTGTGCCCACCCAAGAAATAAGgaccacccttctttctcccaccccaTCCGAAGAGCGGCCTCATCAGCATGGACAGATTGCAAATACCTGCCTCCTCTTAATGCAAACAAAACCTAGAATCAAAaccctcaggaagctgaggcaggaggattactgcgAGGTGGTGGCCAGACTGTGTTTACAAGTTTTATGTTAGCTTGAGCTaaagagtgagaccctgccttgaataaacaaatagaaaattaggtaagaCAAGTCATCCTACCAACATTAATGAGTAAAATGAGTAATGAGTAAAAAATTATGTGGCTGagtaacatatatacatgtatatatgaattcACTTTTGTAAATGTATGTTAGTTATATACATGGAATTTTAAAGAgcttattacttttaattatgcgcatgcatgtgtgtctgggtgggtatgtgcatgtgagtgcaggtgcccacaaaggccaggagagggcatcagatcccctggagcccTCCAGAGAGTTGTGCGcacgtgcatgcctgtgtgtctgtgtgtgtgtgtgtgttaaatacagGGTCTCATACGTACTAAGTATGTGCTTTGCCTCCAGTGCCACAAACAACCTTTTAGGAAACCATAGGTAACCTttatggttttcttgtttttaatgacCTAATGCATTTCATTAGGGCTGCCATAGGAACATATAGTTATTGAAGAAAATGCCTACCTCCTGAGCCCCCAGCCTTACCAACCAGTAACTACACACAAATCCTCAGGGAGGTGTGGGCCTTGTGACTCCCTCTCCTTTCATAAGAGGGTGTGGACAAGCACcgctttggttttctgagacaggatcaccTGCAGCCCAGACGAGCATCACCCTTGgccatcctccctctccctcctgagtcctgggattgcgGCCTGCACCACCCCAAGCAGCAAGAAGTCTTAGTGAGTATTT includes:
- the Gprc5a gene encoding retinoic acid-induced protein 3 translates to MRFMPSLLGPQNLSQEVRKVDFYRCVDVGEGATRMSSGCRSDLDSRYHRLCDLAVGWGIALETLAAVGAVATVACMFALLLFISKVQDSNRRKMLPTQFLFLLGVLGVFGLTFAFIIKLDGATGPTRFFLFGVLFAICFSCLLAHTFNLNKLVRGRKPLSWLVILSLALGFSLVQDVIAVEYLVLTMNRTNTDVFSELPASRRNEDFVMLLIYVLFLMALTFFSSFFVFCGSFPGWKRHGAHICCTSFLSIAVWVAWIVLLLIPDIGSEWDDTILCTALVANGWVFLAFYVFPEFRRLPRQQSPTDYPVEDAFCKPQLMKQSYGVENRAYSQEEITQGLEDTGDTLYAPYSTHFQLQDRSPKKEFSIPRAHAPTSPYNNYEGRKGDSS